The DNA window aggaaggaaggaaggaaggaaggaaggaaggaaggaaggaagaggctGCAGACTCCTTCACTATTCCTGCTACCAATCCTTAACCTGGACACTGCCCAGGGGCAGGAAGCTGCCTTCAAAATGTGGGGCTCCAGCTAATTTTACAATAATGccatttctgtaaaatactgCCTTCTATGGTGTTAAATGAAGGAAGAACCCATCTGTTacaaagcaaaaggagaaaCTCGATTTAAACCTGTGGGGTGACTGGGATTTTGAGCAGGGCAATGCTGGGGGCTGGGCTCCCCAAAGGGGAGGTTGTGggagcctggtgctgctcctgccaggcccagcctgcctgctggGACCTGCATCTCCCAGAGGATTAGGTGTCCTCTCTGCACATTGCTGTCTCTCCCCTTTTAGCACCACTACATTAATTTACCTGCTCCCTTCTTGCAGATTTTTGAAAGATAGGCTGAATGTACCCAAGAATAATTGCTCTGTAGTGCCTTTCCCTGAGAGGCTTCTTGCAAGAGGCAGCCTTGTGCTTCTCAAATGTCAAGCtgatatttaaaagaataacaGAGGTAGAAGGCTGTGAGCTTGATGGACGTCCCTGGCTTGCAGGAGCACACAGATGAACTGGCTCTAACAGGCTGTTTATGGACACACCACATTTAGCTGCAGGAATCTCCCTTGCTTTGTTTGGATGGAATCATGTTTGGTTCTAGTTAAGAAGTCAGGAGCCAAATTCAAGATCCTAGCAGGAATGCACAAGGAAAGACTAACAGCATCTCAGAGAGAGATTTGCCAAAACAAGCTGGAACAAACTTGGCAGATTTTACTTCTCCAGCACTACATGGCTTTGGTTTtagagctgttccctgtgccaAGCATGGCTGATACTGCTGGTGGTTTGATTGTGCACAAACTTATTTACTGCTTTCCTTCCAGATATCTCAATGGAGGGGCCTGGGTGGGATCTTCCTCAGTACTGATGTtcagccttttaaaataaatgctttaatGCTTTTAAGCTCTTCACCTCATCTCTCACTGTAGAACATTTCTAGTGCTCaccaaaatgtttaatttaaattaaaatttgtattatAAATGGAGAGaaccagaaaagcagagcacaaaTGCCAGAAGACATGTACAGGAataatttctccctttcctcttttaATTCTCCCTTTCTTGGGTGGGTGACCAAAGTAAAATGTTGCAGCAGTTTTGCTTGGGTAAATTCCATTGGGAGCATTTTCTTCAGTTGTGACCACAGATCACAAAGCTCAGTTTTGACCATTCATATTTGTTAAACTGAAATTAGTCTCCCCCAAAGGTGATATATACCACACCAGAAACTCAGAGTGGGCAGAAAGCTGCATTCTTGAGTAGAAATATTTAtgattaaaaaaccccagtttgATAAATGTCCCATTTAAGATTTTAATATACCTATATTTATATTCGGTAtactattaatattttttttagtgttggGTGTCTGACAGAAGCTTTTTGCATCCCAGAGGTTTGGCTGGGGGGAGTTCCTCCTTCTGCCTTCACAAAGCTCAGCCTGAGCCATCCAACCCCTCCCAACATTTTGCCACCACCTGACACCTCCtttctccctgctgtgctttaGACACATTCCCAAACAAGGGCAAAAAACTTGTATAATGGTAATAACAATAACTTTACAAGGTACTTACACCCTGCAAAGCTGTGGTACTGTTCTGAAGGCACAGCAATTTGTTTCTCATAAACCTCAGTAATTAACTCAGTGTCTCTATATTCCCCAGAAAAACTAAAATCTAACAGCAAACCCCAATATTAGCAGGCAGAAAAAccccagctgggctggactggAGTTAGTCACCAGCTCTGGGTGTTTCTGTGGGTGCTGTGCAAAATGACAGGAATGAAGTTAGTCTGGGTTTGGCACAGGAAGGAACATGGGAAAGTTAACTCTTGGAAGTGGCTTCTTCTCCAGATGCTGAAGTAATGTTCTATTTTAAAGGGATAAAATGGTCTTACACAGTTACATTGAGCTGTGATTTGGGGCAACCTCTCTGTTTACAGcctagaaataaaaagcaaattttctttttgagacCTCGGGATGGGAacttgctgctgccaccagagGGACTCAGAAATGTGACAGAAGGGCTGAGTGCTCTCAAAGCAGACAAACTTCAGGCAAAGCTTCCTGACtttctggggctgctctgaggaTTTCTCTACATTTTCTGTGCCCAGGGCTTGAGGGCTGGGCTCTGATAGGAGCTTTATGTGCTTTCTTCTCTCATCATCCAGGTGATTATGAATAGATTGTGAATATATTATGAATagattataatattttataataaattatgAACTCTGTCATCCCACCTGTTCCCCACAGTTAATCCCACTGTGCATCTTGTAGCTCAAGGTGCAAAATGCTCATAAAGTTCCCTTTCTTTTGGTGGCTCCCCTGGTGTTCAGTCACTCACCAAGCACCAAACCTGGCTGTTGAAATAGGAGTTAAAATGTTGATGATTTGCTTGCACTCATGAGGGAATTGTAATGTGGGGATTTTGAGCTTTTATTAcaaatttgttttttgaaagTGGAGAGAAagatgactgaaaaaaaagggattgaaGGTAAAGGCTGCAAAAATTCCATAAGGTTCAGATGGATTCTCCGTGTCTGATGAAAACAACAATTCTCCTTTGCCCCACAAAGGAGTGGCCTTTGTCTTTTCAagtaaaagtggaaaaattgccattgctgcagcagctcccatctGAGAAGGAGATCCCACcacaaaggaaggagagagcacTCCTGatgaaactgcttttctttcccagtctgggttggggtttttgttatAAACCCCTAAATCCTAAGGggcattggaaaaaaaatctgtagtgattaaattattttctttcttataaaGCATGTATGGAATTTTGCAGTGACAGCCTCTGGCCCAACAAGAAAAAGGATGCTGCCTttcctaaaattcccatttcccatgtTTCTGAAGAAGTAACTGTGCCACTGAATCTGCAGCAACATTTCATTTGCAATAACAAACACCCAAAGCATTAAGAACCACAGGGTTACAATGATTTAGGTATGACAAGTGACCCCAGGGTACACAGAACTTTATTTCCTGGAATGCAAAATAGCCAAAGTAAAACAGTTTTCAAGGAACTCTCCACATGTTGTTTTTCAGTTGCAGCCCCACTGACTTCCCTGTTGTTACTCACCCCTGGCCTGAGATGTTTCATATTTACCTGAAGTGACACCAATCATAGAATTTGCAGTCCCATCATCCAGATTCTGGTTATGGCAATTTTCACACTCTTCTGTAACCTCTGTGTCTGGGGACACAGGATGTTTTTAATGTCATGGCTTTGGGACtctcaaattttccttttcagtgctgAGAATAAAAATCTCCCTCATGTAGGAAACAGCCTGAGCTGCCTTTCAGCACAGTCTGCACACAGGGAGATGTTCTTGGGAATGTTCTTGGGAATGCTGagatcccaaccccaaaccaacaccCTCTCCAAAACCTCTGGGTGAGCAGCAGGTAAAGCCACTCCTCACAGGTAACGTGAAGGATGTGCCAGCCCcacacagggctctgtgctctAGGCAGCAGCAATCTCCTTCCCAGGTGAGCTACCAggttaatttggttttgttgttaaAGGAAAACCCATGAGGACAGTCCCTCATTCCCAAACCATGAGCACCCCAAGAGGAGTCAAGGCTTGCCCAATTACAGACACAGGAACGCAGCTAAaacctctgctgcagcaggataTTTGTGAAGTGGATCAAACCTACTGACTTTTGGCAGTATAACTGGGCTGAGGGAACAGTAGGAGAGATGGTGTTCATGTAATGCATCTTTCAAATGGAGCTCTGCCCGTGGGAGTGGTGCCTGTGCAggtgtgcccagagctgtgaggagctgtcactgtcacacccagcagcagctcctgactgCTCTTCTGGCTGTCAAACAGCCTCTCCTGGGCCCTGGGACCTGCTGGTGGGCACCATCCAACTCACAGGACCTCTGCTTGGAGTCACCTTGGATGGGATTGAGCcaggggagagaggagcagtgctgggatggggctgggatgaaTCCCAACCTGAGCAGTGCCAAAAGGagcagagtcacagaatgggttgggtttggCTTGAAGGGGCCttgaagatcatccagttccacccctgccatgagcagggacaccttgcactaccccaggctgccccaagccctgtccaacctggtctgGAACGtgtccagagatggggcagccacagctgctctgggcaccctcagCCTCACCAGCCACAGGGAAAATTTaatcccaatatcccatttaATGCTTCCCTCTGGCAGTgagaagccattccctgtgtcctgtccctccatcccttgtccccagtccttctccagctctcctggagccccttcaggccctgcaaggggctctgagctctcctggacccttctcctctccaggtgagcacccccaggtctcccagcctggctccagccctgggagcatctccatggactctctccagcagttCCATGTCCCTCTGACGTTGGAGACCCCACATTtggaagcagcactgcaggctgggctcaccagagtggagcagaggaggaaaatcacCTTCCTTGACCAGCTGGGCACACAGTTTTTGAAATATCCAGTCTTGCCTTTCATCTGGATGCCCCTTTGATGTTGAATGCTCCCAGCACGTGGCACAGAAAGCAGAGCCACTACACACTGCTGGTGACACAGCAGAGTAACAGAATCCTCCAGGGGGCTGGGAGGTGTCTTGGGAAGTGTTTCCCAAATGAGCCCCTTCTGTTTGCTTATTCCCACATTAGCTTACAATGAAGGGCCCATCTGCTCTGCATTTTCACCCTTGTTTTTCCTAGCAGAACTCCTTTTCAGCTTCCTCCTCTTATTAATAACTGTGGGTTTaggctgttttgtttttaagtacaAAGCAAAGTCTCTAAAACTATTTTTGATCCCTGTCCAGTTCATGGGATGCAGCCATGCCAGGCTCTACCAGGACTTCTGTCCAGACACACTTTGCACATGATACTCATACTCCGGCCTTCCCAAAATGCCTTCTGAGTTCAGTCTTatctttttaattcttatatGGGAGTGACTTCCAGCCTTGGAAATGGGAACCAAAGGAAAAGTAACAATGAATTTagaattaataattaaaaagtcAATGAATTTCTGAAAAGTTGTTCTAAAAATCCGCTGaatcctgctctccctgccaaTTCCCAACATGAATTCCAGAAGGAATGGAAAACATTAGGACTATTTATGATGCCCAGCTTGGAGTCTGGCAACACTGGAATGTGACAAAGTGATCACTGGTGTTTCAAAGGCTGTCCTGTGGCTAAAAGTAATATGGGCAAGGTGAGTTATTAattcccctgctccccagaaaGCATCCCCAGAGAATGCTGGCTCCAGCACAGAAACACCTTCATCCAACTTGTGAATTCTTCAGACAGCTGAGTGCACAAAACTcagagtgtccctgtgcctgctctcaACCTGTCTGTGGTGCAGGTGGCACTTTGTGCCTGTTATCTGCTCTCAGTCCCTGTCTGTGGTGGTGGCActttgtgtccctgtgcctgttcTAACCCCTGTCTGTGGTGGCActttgtgtccctgtgcctgctctaACCCCTGTCTGTGGTGGcactctgtgtccctgtgcctgctctaACCCCTGTCTGTGGTGGTGGCACTTTGTGTCTCTGCTGTAGCACACCCTGAAGGTTGTGGGACACCAGAGGATCACCCAAGGACACAGgaatgcagcactgcagggctggagtgGGACCCTGCTCAGACAGAGGGGGTTGGAATAAGTAATAAAAAAGTGGAAATGACATTTCCttacactgctgctgctgcttctgaacTCCCTGGGCATCACCAGCTGCTGAGAAGAGTTTGTGCAACTCATGCCGTGCTTCTCTCATCCCCAGAGTCTGTCCCAGAACAAGAAAGAAGAATGTTGACCCCAACTtcatccccagagctggaaactGTCACCTCTTCCCTGATAAATCCACCCCCCTGAGCTGGGTGAAGAGACCAGGCAAGGGAAACCTGAGGATAGTCCATTTTTaagaagcatttatttataAACTGACACTTTACAATTGTTTAAGTGCTTACAGGCATCTCCAGGATCTGTGGTGAAGGCTTACTGTGAGATGCCaagcagggagaaaatgagCAGAATACATTGAGGCAAAATGGTTTCTGATCAAATGTCATGAAAAAATGTGTCTCTTTTATTATGAGTTTCATGATATAGGagtcagtaattttttttagagCCTCAGGTCTTTGAGTGATAggattataaataattttttatttcttccaaggTAAATTTTCAGGTTTGTCAAGCTCTGTTGACTTTTAAGAAAAGGACcaactctaaaaaaaaaaaaaaaaaatcagtggcaAATTCAAACCACCTTAGGTAGAAACCTTAAAAAATTacaatggtttttttttaggtaaTCCTGTGGTTTCTGACAGCTTACCTGGTGGTTTTTGAATGCTTGGAGTTCAAAGTGCTGCtgcaatgaattttaaaataggGACTTTAAGCTTGATAGAACAGTAGTGCACCATAATGTAacagaaaataggaaaaggGGCTTAAAAGTCTCTTTACACACTCCAGAAACAGACAACGGTGACACAGAGGGCAAaccccaggctggcagctcagTGAAGTGATACCAGGCCAGTTTCAGatttctgcagctctgacccagctgcagccccaaggCAGCACGGAGAAACCACACGAGAGAATCGGTGTGCGGAGCTGGAGCCAAAACTCAGCCAAGCATGAAAGCAGTTTGTGGCAGAACTGAACAGAGCATCCACCTCATCttctgcaccccaaaccctgcaggagtCATCCCAAACAGCTGCTGGATCCCGGCAGGACCCCCCAACAGCCCTCAGCCCGATGGAATCAGACTCATCTCGCAGCATTTGGACTCACACGGCTTCTTGCCCTGGCTAGCAATGAGGTTTGGAACCCTTCAGGGCTAGGGGGTCCCAGAGCCCTACCTTGGCCGGACGCTGTGCTGgtcctgtgtgctgggagcacctcctgctcctcacttGTCCTTGAGCGTGGCCATGCCCAGCGCCTCGGAGCTGTAGTCATACTGGTTGCTGGAGGACATGGAGCGGCCCCAGGAGCACTGCAGGTTGGAGCCCCTCTTGCGGAAGGACGACGTGAACCTGTAGAAGTTGCGGTGCCTGTTGCGCAGGTACTCCCGGTAGTTTTTGGTGAGCAGGGTGTAGAGGAAGGGGTTGATGCAGCTGTTGCTGTAGGTCAGGCAGGTCACCAGGTAGTTaatgcacttctgggtttgggtggtgagctgcagggagctgctgtagAGGCGCACCAGCTGCCAGATCCAAAAGGGCAGGAAGCAGGCCCAGAAGACCAGCACGATGCTGAAAATCATGATGAGGACCTTCTGCCGGGGGGATCTCTTGCTCTTCTCCTTGTGGGGGGGGTTCCTCTGGGACTCCAGGTAGGTCCTGGCCAGGCGCGTGTAGAGGAAGCCGATGATGATGCCCGGGGCCATGATGCTGGTGCTGAAGAGCACGGTCAGGTAGGTCCGGTAGGCATCCACGCTCCAGGTGGGCGCACACATCCTCTTCACCTTGCCCTCCGCCTTGCCCCCCTCGGTCAGCGTGACCATCAGCATCATGGGCAGCGTGAGCAGCAGCGACACGGACCACACAGCCCCCGCCGTCACCTTCCGGTAGCCCCGCGACCGCTTCAGGGTGTCCAGGGGCCGGGTGACGGCCAGGTAGCGCTCGGTGCACATGAGGGTCAGGGTGAAGATGCTGGCGTGCATGGTGAGCAggtccaggctgagcaggatgCGGCACCCCAGGTCCCCGAAGTACCAGTCCTGGGCCAGGTAGGTGCAGACGATGAAGGGGATGGTGGAGAGGTAGAGCAGGTCGGCC is part of the Catharus ustulatus isolate bCatUst1 chromosome 20, bCatUst1.pri.v2, whole genome shotgun sequence genome and encodes:
- the LOC117005252 gene encoding urotensin-2 receptor-like, with the translated sequence MEPNGTAAAGDNGTAAAAASGGGAPGGGPLLIPSAFGTVLSVMYVAGVAGNVYTLVVMCHSARCAAPMYSSIVSLALADLLYLSTIPFIVCTYLAQDWYFGDLGCRILLSLDLLTMHASIFTLTLMCTERYLAVTRPLDTLKRSRGYRKVTAGAVWSVSLLLTLPMMLMVTLTEGGKAEGKVKRMCAPTWSVDAYRTYLTVLFSTSIMAPGIIIGFLYTRLARTYLESQRNPPHKEKSKRSPRQKVLIMIFSIVLVFWACFLPFWIWQLVRLYSSSLQLTTQTQKCINYLVTCLTYSNSCINPFLYTLLTKNYREYLRNRHRNFYRFTSSFRKRGSNLQCSWGRSMSSSNQYDYSSEALGMATLKDK